In Bacillus thuringiensis, the DNA window GAATTGTAGTTGGTCTTTCACAAATCGTAAAAACAATTGGATTACAAACAAAATATATTCCGTTATTAAACTTAACGCTTGGCATTTTGCTAGGCGTTTTATTTTTGGACGGAGATATCAAAACAAATGTATTTCAAGGAATCATCATTGGGTTATCAGCAAGTGGCTTATTTGACCACACAAAAATTATGAAAAAGGATGCTGATGTAAAATGAAAAAGACATTAAGACATATTTCTTCTGTAGTCTTTGCTGTTATTTTAGCTTTATCTGTTGCAACAAGTGCTTTTGCGGATAGAACACTTATTATTCCTGATTTACCGAAACAACCATACCGTAATGGTGTAGGTGCTTATGAGGGCGTTGTAGCACATTCGACAGCAACACCAGAAGCGCCAGCTATTAATATTCAAAAATATGAGTCTCGTACATGGCGTTCAGCATTCGTACATTATGCAGTTGATTGGAATGAAACAATCCAAATTGCTGATACGAAATACATTTCTTATGGTGCTGGACCAGGGGCAAATAAACGATTTGTTCATGTGGAATTATGCGAAACAAAGGATTATGAGAAATTCAAACGCAGCTATGATAAATACATTAAGTTATTAGCTAAAATTCTTCGTGATCGTGGATTATCTGTAGAAAAAGGGTTATGGACTCACTACGATGTGACTAAATATCTTGGCGGTACAGATCATGAAGATCCACTTGATTATTTAAAGTCTCATGGCGTTTCAGAAGCGCAATTTAGAGCAGATGTACAACGAGCATACAATAATTCTAGTGCAGACGTTTCTGTCCCTGAGAAGCCATCTAAACCAGCAGAAGTTCCAACAGCTGTAACAGACGGGATCGCGTATATTGAAGGTTATAATGTTAACTTACGTAAAGGACCTGGTACAAGTTATTCTAAGATTCGTCAGTTAAACAAACCAGAAGCTTATACTGTATGGGCTGAAAAGGATGGTTGGTTAAACCTTGGCGGTGAACAATGGATTAAAAATGATCCATCTTATGTGAAGTTTAGTAAGAAAAGCACGGTGGATTCTTCTATTGTAGGGAAGCGTGTTGTTTCAAAAGTTAACAATCTACGATTCTACAATGCTCCATCTTGGCAGGATAAAGCTGTTGCGGGTTCTTTAGATGCAGGGTTAGGGTTTACGATTGATGCAAAAGTAAGTGTTAATGGTTCACCACAATATAAAGTACACAATAGCAAAGGGAAAACATACTATGTAACAGCAAATGAAGCCTATGTGTATGTGAGGTAAGAAAATGAAAAAAGAGCATTCCTGGTTGGATGGGAGGAATACTCTTTTTTTTATTACAGTATTGGCATTTTAATTATATGTATCCACTATATACAATATGACTTGAAAATAATAAAGACACCTTCCCCAGCTGAAAGTGTCTCACGTGATGATTCTCCAGATGTATAAATAGTGTATCCAATATTAGTGAAGGATAGAACTTATTATTGACAGATAAATGTTTATGCTAAATTTTTTTCACAAAAGAATAGTTTGATGAAAATATACGAGC includes these proteins:
- a CDS encoding N-acetylmuramoyl-L-alanine amidase, with the translated sequence MKKTLRHISSVVFAVILALSVATSAFADRTLIIPDLPKQPYRNGVGAYEGVVAHSTATPEAPAINIQKYESRTWRSAFVHYAVDWNETIQIADTKYISYGAGPGANKRFVHVELCETKDYEKFKRSYDKYIKLLAKILRDRGLSVEKGLWTHYDVTKYLGGTDHEDPLDYLKSHGVSEAQFRADVQRAYNNSSADVSVPEKPSKPAEVPTAVTDGIAYIEGYNVNLRKGPGTSYSKIRQLNKPEAYTVWAEKDGWLNLGGEQWIKNDPSYVKFSKKSTVDSSIVGKRVVSKVNNLRFYNAPSWQDKAVAGSLDAGLGFTIDAKVSVNGSPQYKVHNSKGKTYYVTANEAYVYVR
- a CDS encoding holin, producing MVSLAVMIGIVVGLSQIVKTIGLQTKYIPLLNLTLGILLGVLFLDGDIKTNVFQGIIIGLSASGLFDHTKIMKKDADVK